One region of Salvia hispanica cultivar TCC Black 2014 unplaced genomic scaffold, UniMelb_Shisp_WGS_1.0 HiC_scaffold_1249, whole genome shotgun sequence genomic DNA includes:
- the LOC125198158 gene encoding protein KINESIN LIGHT CHAIN-RELATED 3-like: MPGIVMDEIHEDGNHGIVNEDGDSNSCKDNSAVNNTPAAGQVPEAPHNGDGGDNAEGGAEASIDQLYENVCEMQSSDQSPSRHSFGSDGDESRIDSELRHLVGGEMREVEIIEEDEELQRPYNGDSGTKKGSSVENSQSVDVVTPTAQSNKASNLQLESEFSGISSSSPKSKSPAKPPIDRSSEKSSKKTSPGGLLKKHRNSAAGSVKLQKGTEENPDLGPFLLKQARDLMSSGDNARRALDLAQRAAKSFEKCAEGKPSLDVVMCLHVTAAIHCSLGQYGEAIPVLEHSIEIPVVEEGQDHALAKFAGYMQLGDTYAMLGQLENSISCYMSGLEVQKEVLGENDPRVGET; the protein is encoded by the coding sequence ATGCCCGGAATTGTGATGGATGAGATTCATGAAGATGGGAATCATGGGATAGTGAATGAGGATGGAGATTCTAATTCTTGTAAAGACAATTCAGCTGTGAATAACACACCTGCTGCCGGCCAGGTCCCAGAAGCTCCACACAATGGGGATGGCGGCGACAATGCAGAAGGGGGGGCTGAGGCCTCCATTGACCAGCTCTATGAAAATGTGTGTGAGATGCAGAGTTCTGATCAATCACCATCTAGGCATAGTTTTGGATCTGATGGTGATGAGTCACGGATTGATTCTGAGCTGCGGCATCTTGTGGGAGGAGAGATGAGGGAGGTGGAGATAATTGAAGAGGATGAAGAGCTGCAGAGGCCGTATAATGGCGATTCTGGTACGAAGAAAGGTAGTTCAGTGGAGAATTCTCAATCTGTGGATGTTGTCACCCCTACTGCACAGTCAAACAAAGCTTCTAACTTGCAGTTAGAATCTGAATTTTCTGGAATATCAAGTTCAAGTCCAAAGAGCAAGAGTCCAGCAAAGCCGCCTATTGATAGGAGTAGTGAGAAGAGTTCTAAGAAAACGTCTCCGGGTGGTTTGTTGAAGAAACACCGGAACTCTGCTGCTGGGAGTGTGAAGCTGCAGAAAGGAACTGAGGAAAATCCCGATCTTGGGCCGTTTCTTCTAAAGCAAGCTAGGGATTTGATGTCGTCTGGGGATAATGCTCGGAGGGCTCTTGATTTAGCTCAGCGAGCTGCTAAGTCGTTTGAGAAGTGTGCTGAAGGGAAGCCAAGTTTGGATGTGGTCATGTGTTTACATGTAACCGCAGCCATACACTGTAGCTTGGGCCAGTATGGGGAAGCTATTCCGGTATTGGAGCATTCGATTGAGATTCCTGTGGTTGAGGAAGGGCAAGATCATGCTCTTGCTAAATTTGCTGGTTATATGCAGTTGGGAGATACTTATGCTATGTTGGGCCAGCTCGAGAATTCAATTTCGTGTTACATGAGTGGTTTGGAAGTTCAAAAGGAAGTGCTTGGAGAGAATGATCCAAGAGTGGGTGAGACTT